A window from Phaeocystidibacter marisrubri encodes these proteins:
- a CDS encoding ribonuclease HII, which produces MGLLPNILAGRLEAGCDEVGRGCLAGPVVAAAVILPDDVDLPHLNDSKKLTEKKRDELRTLIMEKATAWAIGQCSHEEIDEINILRASFEAMHRALAQLKSEPEYILVDGNKFVPYREIPHECVIKGDGKYLSIAAASILAKTERDRIMREAHEKYPHYRWDKNVGYPTVEHRNGIRQHGPSPIHRKSFKLLPDQF; this is translated from the coding sequence ATGGGCCTACTTCCTAATATCCTTGCAGGTCGACTTGAAGCTGGTTGCGACGAAGTGGGACGTGGCTGCCTAGCCGGGCCTGTTGTTGCGGCAGCTGTTATCCTGCCAGACGATGTGGATCTACCTCATCTCAACGATTCCAAAAAACTCACGGAGAAGAAGCGTGACGAATTGCGAACCCTCATTATGGAGAAGGCTACTGCTTGGGCCATTGGTCAGTGTTCCCATGAAGAAATAGATGAGATAAACATCCTTCGAGCTTCCTTTGAGGCCATGCACAGAGCGCTCGCCCAGTTGAAGAGTGAACCGGAGTATATTTTGGTTGATGGAAACAAGTTTGTTCCCTATCGTGAGATCCCTCATGAATGTGTGATAAAAGGAGATGGCAAGTATTTATCCATCGCTGCTGCATCCATTCTGGCTAAAACCGAACGAGACCGCATTATGCGCGAAGCCCACGAAAAGTATCCCCATTACCGTTGGGATAAAAATGTGGGCTACCCCACAGTGGAGCACCGCAACGGCATCCGCCAACACGGACCAAGTCCCATTCATAGAAAGAGTTTTAAATTACTACCGGATCAGTTTTAG
- a CDS encoding T9SS type A sorting domain-containing protein: MKSLISFILLSLSISTLAQTTLTVTNLNDSGPGSLRQQIFNSNAGDTVQFDPALLANGSDTLHLLYTISLTHGLTIKGGNVNLDTLYISGGDSVQLFYIDKSTNPGGVFYFDNLALINGKSLLEGGAIYCTDADSLILNNCVFRNNTSGINYGGGAVLVRYGYCEVVNNKFEINTAYNRGGGIRSVFNDSIYLEDCTFKNNIANEGGGVFIVGSPFHLKACTFSRDSALSYEGGGISIQGSDFGRLDDCNFIQNYTTSQGGGLASYYSDSIVINRCYFESNIANSAAGAVMFTGTKTDLSYSTFSNNQADYGGALYLINGGMLNLYTCTFSNNIARTESNDVRGTGINYNIDKCTFINTRNTRRLFQAPGSGMNITSSVFHYRNSSFVGGWSNITSGGNNVFSKSVPFSIASDVDNLSGISLLFEPLSASQNMPPVRLPKDSTNYILNAGNPTDFSDAQNGPIYGRRDIGAAERPVISYDTTSACTPVNWWGNTYSTAGTYTDTAFNSNSIDSVGVLILMRQDTSVYDLNGTLYASEQDTNTTYQWVDCTNNYAIITGATSRGFIPPANGSYAVILTNQNCVDTSSCISYNRFSISERSSTEDWLTFYPNPSSGTIHYSFTGNAPTQVEVLDLSGRNITTFELDGESTLHLTNLVSGTYLLRWISNDGNVQVDRICVGF, from the coding sequence ATGAAATCTCTCATCTCTTTCATTCTGCTTTCGCTTTCAATCTCAACGTTGGCACAAACCACATTGACTGTCACCAACCTAAATGACTCAGGACCGGGATCTCTTCGTCAGCAGATCTTCAACAGCAATGCTGGGGATACCGTACAATTTGACCCAGCTCTTTTGGCCAATGGCAGTGATACCTTACACTTACTTTACACCATCAGCCTAACTCACGGACTAACCATTAAGGGAGGGAATGTCAATTTAGACACACTTTACATAAGCGGTGGTGATTCTGTACAGTTGTTTTACATCGATAAGAGCACAAACCCCGGAGGAGTTTTTTACTTTGATAACCTGGCGCTCATTAACGGCAAAAGCCTATTAGAAGGAGGGGCTATTTACTGTACCGATGCGGACTCACTCATCCTTAATAATTGTGTTTTTAGAAACAATACCAGTGGCATAAACTACGGAGGTGGTGCAGTCCTCGTTAGATATGGCTATTGTGAAGTTGTCAACAACAAATTTGAAATCAATACCGCTTACAACCGAGGTGGTGGCATTCGATCCGTTTTTAATGACAGCATTTATTTAGAAGATTGTACTTTCAAGAATAACATCGCCAATGAAGGAGGGGGCGTTTTTATCGTAGGATCACCATTTCATCTAAAGGCTTGTACTTTCTCCAGAGACTCCGCTTTATCGTATGAAGGAGGCGGAATCTCCATTCAAGGTTCAGATTTTGGACGATTGGACGATTGCAACTTTATACAGAATTACACAACTTCACAGGGAGGCGGCTTGGCCTCCTACTATAGTGATAGTATCGTCATCAACAGATGTTACTTTGAATCAAACATTGCAAATTCTGCAGCAGGAGCTGTAATGTTTACCGGGACTAAGACAGACTTATCTTACTCCACATTTTCAAATAACCAAGCAGACTATGGAGGAGCACTCTATCTCATTAACGGAGGCATGCTTAATCTTTATACCTGCACATTCTCAAACAACATTGCACGTACGGAATCAAATGACGTAAGGGGAACAGGCATTAATTACAATATAGATAAGTGCACCTTTATCAATACCCGCAACACTAGACGACTCTTTCAAGCTCCCGGAAGCGGAATGAACATCACCAGTTCTGTTTTTCACTATCGAAACTCCAGCTTCGTTGGAGGCTGGTCAAACATTACCTCTGGCGGTAACAATGTCTTTTCTAAAAGTGTCCCGTTTAGCATTGCCTCAGATGTTGACAATCTCTCGGGTATTTCATTGCTGTTTGAACCGCTATCCGCTAGTCAGAACATGCCACCTGTTCGACTTCCTAAAGACTCTACAAACTACATCTTGAATGCGGGCAACCCCACAGATTTCTCAGACGCACAAAACGGCCCCATCTATGGACGTAGAGATATAGGTGCCGCCGAACGACCTGTCATTTCGTATGACACCACTTCTGCGTGTACTCCCGTAAACTGGTGGGGAAACACCTATAGCACCGCTGGCACGTATACAGATACGGCCTTTAATTCCAATTCCATTGACTCTGTGGGGGTCTTGATCCTAATGCGTCAAGATACTTCGGTGTATGATTTAAATGGGACCTTGTATGCCAGTGAACAGGATACCAATACTACCTACCAATGGGTGGATTGTACTAACAACTACGCCATCATTACAGGCGCTACAAGTCGAGGTTTTATTCCACCTGCCAATGGTTCCTACGCTGTAATTCTCACCAATCAAAATTGTGTGGATACCTCCTCTTGTATCAGCTACAATCGATTTAGCATTTCCGAAAGAAGTTCAACTGAAGATTGGTTGACGTTCTATCCTAACCCATCATCAGGAACTATTCACTATTCATTCACCGGCAATGCACCGACACAAGTAGAGGTACTTGATCTAAGCGGGCGCAATATCACGACGTTTGAACTTGATGGAGAATCAACTCTTCACCTCACTAATCTTGTGAGTGGAACGTACCTACTCCGCTGGATAAGCAATGATGGCAACGTACAAGTAGATAGGATTTGTGTGGGGTTTTAG
- a CDS encoding glycosyltransferase family 4 protein, with translation MKIAVNTRWLLKDRLEGMGWFTHSLLKRIVESHPEHEFHFIFDRKADESFRYGENVKFHRVSPPARHPLLWKIWNHTTVPMRLRRIKPDVYFSPDGMAALNWKGPQLLAVHDLNFEHHPEWMPTKVATFYQKYMVQYARMADRIVCVSEHTLEDAARTWGLSKSKLDVVYNAPQAKFHPMTEAKPDLPFDHLNYFVCVGALNPRKNLALAARAFTKYKLQGGRGELVFVGSTMFEDEELNRVLDESPYTNYMHFIGRKHGDELNAILSRSTALLFPSFFEGFGIPIVEAMAAGTPVICSNVSCMPEIAGDAAIQLSPYEVEDWVAAMNQLEEEAERKKWVELGLKRADDFSWDQSAERLWDNILKTANGPTS, from the coding sequence ATGAAGATTGCTGTAAACACCAGATGGCTGCTGAAGGATCGACTTGAGGGAATGGGTTGGTTTACACACTCTCTGCTAAAACGCATAGTTGAGAGTCACCCTGAGCACGAGTTTCACTTCATCTTTGACCGCAAAGCGGATGAATCTTTCCGATATGGAGAGAACGTAAAATTCCACCGCGTTTCTCCTCCTGCACGACATCCCCTACTATGGAAAATATGGAATCACACTACGGTTCCCATGAGGTTGAGAAGAATCAAACCGGACGTTTATTTTTCTCCCGATGGAATGGCAGCACTGAACTGGAAAGGGCCACAGTTGCTGGCGGTTCACGATTTGAATTTTGAGCATCATCCCGAATGGATGCCAACCAAAGTGGCAACCTTCTACCAAAAATACATGGTGCAATATGCACGCATGGCTGATCGGATTGTCTGTGTAAGTGAGCACACCCTTGAAGATGCTGCTCGGACATGGGGACTATCCAAATCGAAGCTAGATGTGGTTTACAATGCTCCACAGGCGAAGTTTCACCCTATGACTGAGGCAAAGCCAGACCTTCCTTTTGATCACCTCAACTATTTCGTTTGTGTAGGCGCCCTAAATCCAAGAAAGAACCTTGCACTTGCAGCCAGAGCATTTACCAAATACAAGCTTCAAGGCGGCCGTGGAGAGTTGGTGTTTGTGGGTTCAACCATGTTTGAAGACGAAGAACTCAACCGAGTATTGGATGAATCGCCTTATACCAACTACATGCATTTCATCGGTAGAAAGCACGGAGATGAACTAAATGCAATCTTGTCTCGATCTACAGCTCTCCTCTTCCCCAGCTTCTTTGAAGGTTTTGGCATTCCCATCGTAGAAGCTATGGCCGCTGGAACACCTGTTATCTGTTCCAATGTTTCATGCATGCCTGAAATAGCGGGTGATGCAGCCATTCAGCTTTCTCCATATGAAGTGGAAGATTGGGTTGCCGCTATGAATCAATTGGAAGAGGAAGCGGAACGAAAAAAATGGGTTGAACTCGGACTAAAGCGCGCGGATGACTTTTCATGGGATCAGTCAGCCGAACGACTGTGGGACAATATTCTAAAAACAGCAAATGGGCCTACTTCCTAA
- a CDS encoding sulfotransferase family protein has translation MKRLFIIGAAKCGTTTVDQMLRSHPEIYMSPIKEPNYFSTDIRVEDFNTFYRENNTRDLEEYFSQRPLTPVHLDFVRNPHQYDALFEEAPKSVRFLGESSTSYLYSEVAAEKVKTAYPDASIIVCVRNPVDRLKSHLKMALQGGFIKAATDAEIEADHGRKVKGWGVSELFLELGKYGEQLERWYANFPRHQIHIIQFEDLVEDQQKVWNELCSFLNVSIFALESKVHENSGGIPKFPRLNAALRSSGLVRGTMRLLPEKMKNRLKSNLTDHQASIQIDEDRWREYYLNDIQRLEGLSGLSLDRWKK, from the coding sequence GTGAAACGACTTTTTATTATTGGAGCAGCGAAGTGTGGTACCACAACGGTAGATCAGATGTTGCGATCTCATCCAGAGATTTACATGAGTCCGATCAAAGAGCCGAATTACTTCTCCACTGATATTCGAGTTGAAGATTTCAACACATTTTACCGCGAGAACAACACGAGAGACTTAGAAGAGTACTTCTCCCAAAGACCGTTAACTCCGGTTCATCTGGATTTTGTGCGCAATCCTCATCAGTATGATGCCTTGTTTGAAGAAGCACCTAAGAGTGTTAGATTTTTAGGGGAGAGTAGCACGAGTTACCTGTACAGTGAGGTAGCGGCAGAGAAGGTAAAGACTGCTTATCCAGATGCATCCATCATTGTGTGCGTGCGAAACCCTGTTGATCGATTGAAGTCGCATTTGAAAATGGCCTTGCAAGGTGGTTTCATCAAGGCGGCTACGGATGCTGAGATCGAAGCCGATCATGGACGAAAGGTGAAAGGCTGGGGAGTGAGCGAACTTTTTTTGGAGTTGGGCAAGTACGGTGAGCAATTGGAAAGATGGTATGCCAACTTCCCAAGGCATCAGATTCACATTATTCAATTTGAGGATTTAGTTGAGGATCAGCAAAAAGTATGGAATGAGCTCTGTTCTTTTTTGAATGTTTCGATATTTGCGCTCGAATCCAAAGTCCACGAAAATTCGGGCGGAATTCCCAAATTCCCTCGATTGAATGCGGCTTTGAGGTCCTCTGGTTTAGTGCGAGGAACTATGCGTTTGCTGCCGGAGAAAATGAAAAACCGATTGAAATCAAATTTGACAGACCACCAAGCGTCTATTCAAATTGATGAAGATCGATGGAGAGAATACTATCTGAATGACATACAGCGTTTGGAAGGCCTTAGTGGACTTTCATTGGATCGCTGGAAAAAATAA
- a CDS encoding GumC domain-containing protein, producing MDYQSTNLIAFLYKWRKPLLILPLVAGVIAAILSAPTFIAPKYQSSVILYPSTTNSVSKALLPQTGYADEDILEFGAEEEAEQLLQILNSDEIRDSIVEMYNLMEHYEIDQESPYKMTELRETFSDNVDFRRTEYMSVEISVLDEDPQTAADIANDISGLLDRVKRRIQRERSRIGLSIVQNAYDQIKGEAKSLENGLKDLRLRGVHDYESQAAVYSEQLAIAIVERGPNDSRVKELKNQMDTLAKYGGRYVDMRDELELLKEEEIKVKTKLDQAKVDYHQNLPSTFKVNSATPAEKKTYPIRSLIVLISMIGTFVATMIVILSITAYKDVRKAQS from the coding sequence ATGGATTATCAATCTACCAACCTGATTGCTTTCTTGTACAAATGGAGAAAGCCTTTGCTGATTTTGCCGCTTGTTGCAGGTGTCATTGCTGCTATATTATCGGCACCTACCTTCATCGCTCCAAAGTATCAGTCGAGCGTAATTCTTTACCCATCTACCACTAACTCCGTCTCTAAGGCACTCCTTCCTCAAACAGGTTATGCCGACGAGGATATTCTTGAGTTCGGTGCAGAGGAAGAAGCGGAACAGTTGCTCCAAATTCTCAACTCGGATGAGATTCGCGATTCCATTGTAGAGATGTACAACTTGATGGAGCACTATGAGATTGACCAAGAGAGTCCGTACAAAATGACGGAGCTTCGTGAGACTTTCTCTGACAATGTTGATTTCAGAAGAACAGAATACATGTCTGTGGAAATTTCTGTTTTGGATGAAGATCCGCAGACAGCGGCAGATATCGCCAATGATATCAGCGGTCTTCTCGATCGTGTAAAGAGAAGAATTCAGCGTGAACGCTCTCGCATTGGTTTGAGTATTGTTCAGAATGCCTACGACCAGATCAAGGGTGAGGCAAAGTCTCTCGAGAATGGATTGAAAGATTTGCGTCTCCGCGGGGTGCATGATTACGAGTCTCAAGCGGCGGTTTATTCAGAACAGTTGGCGATAGCGATTGTGGAAAGAGGTCCGAATGATTCTCGTGTTAAGGAGCTTAAAAATCAGATGGATACCTTGGCAAAATACGGAGGTCGTTATGTAGATATGCGAGATGAGCTCGAGTTGCTTAAGGAAGAAGAAATCAAGGTGAAGACCAAGCTCGATCAGGCGAAGGTGGATTACCATCAAAACCTTCCATCTACCTTTAAAGTGAATAGCGCGACACCTGCCGAGAAGAAGACATATCCGATTCGCTCTCTAATCGTGTTGATTTCAATGATTGGCACCTTTGTGGCAACCATGATTGTCATTCTATCTATTACAGCTTACAAAGACGTTCGCAAAGCACAGTCGTGA
- a CDS encoding T9SS type A sorting domain-containing protein, producing the protein MVSLSHGFYRTYRVWGCIAFLSVSLGVYSQQAPGGVQGSSLWYSESDLSKTVGNYYTFNLLNFENRIDVEQLHLTGASTLFLVLKPSFNTERGAQFLRLGDVAISDEGVAHGVSFSEIDFKEDVPVIMSLEIQRSRRFAHRGFSEIQVGDTSLFSLAEFIVFPGRLNRDEMRKVHTYLALKYSVTITDNSETEYQDYFRPDEYTYWNTRVDRLYRNRVIGLGRSDDQSFYQSQTVTTQGASVMVALDHFDSIGQMPTVEIADESFIIFSEKKSKGANAIHCPIPSAESHILHNWKFQLQNWQSQAEYLLLKVPSSEVDKRDSLFLSDGYWNLYLPIDSYEGSDFLYKIPLSELTDYRHYFFTNSQNSDCLEIFTYPESGDLNVVTELIGDREWVLETQSMSDGTLISEHISGTHARRFLREGQYVVSVLDADGEMISSEIVRIQSTSNRSSIGLEELDIRVYPDPVQTGQSSTLEVRNMPSSESLRMTVSDMNGKIHQSIPVDYSEEIIQSIAPLSVPGTYTVTLHQGSSVYSVKLVVRSK; encoded by the coding sequence ATGGTCTCTCTTTCGCATGGATTTTACCGCACGTACCGGGTGTGGGGATGTATTGCTTTCTTATCTGTTTCATTAGGTGTCTATTCTCAACAAGCTCCTGGGGGAGTTCAAGGCTCAAGTCTTTGGTATTCAGAGTCGGATTTGTCAAAAACGGTAGGTAATTACTACACATTCAATCTGTTAAATTTTGAAAATCGAATAGATGTCGAACAGCTACATCTCACGGGGGCTTCGACGTTGTTTTTGGTGTTAAAACCAAGCTTTAACACCGAGCGTGGAGCTCAGTTTCTAAGGCTGGGTGATGTGGCGATAAGCGATGAAGGCGTAGCACACGGTGTTAGTTTCTCTGAAATTGACTTCAAAGAAGACGTGCCAGTGATAATGTCGCTTGAAATTCAAAGATCTCGCAGGTTTGCTCATAGAGGTTTTTCAGAGATTCAAGTAGGGGATACTTCCTTGTTTTCACTTGCTGAGTTTATTGTGTTTCCCGGACGACTCAATCGCGATGAAATGCGCAAGGTACATACCTACTTGGCGTTGAAATACTCGGTTACCATAACAGATAATTCGGAAACAGAGTATCAAGATTATTTCCGTCCAGATGAGTACACGTATTGGAATACTAGGGTAGATAGGCTTTATAGAAATAGAGTTATTGGACTAGGACGCTCAGATGATCAGTCTTTCTATCAGTCTCAGACCGTCACTACTCAAGGGGCATCGGTAATGGTGGCTCTTGATCATTTTGATTCCATTGGGCAGATGCCAACAGTTGAAATAGCAGATGAATCCTTTATCATCTTTTCAGAGAAAAAATCGAAAGGAGCCAACGCTATTCATTGTCCAATTCCTTCCGCAGAGTCACACATTCTACATAATTGGAAATTTCAACTTCAGAATTGGCAATCACAGGCCGAATACCTACTGCTAAAGGTTCCTTCATCCGAAGTTGATAAGCGTGACTCTTTGTTTTTATCTGATGGGTATTGGAATCTATATCTGCCCATCGATAGTTATGAGGGGTCAGATTTCTTATACAAGATTCCACTCTCGGAATTGACCGATTATCGACATTATTTTTTCACCAACTCACAGAACTCAGACTGTCTTGAGATATTTACATATCCAGAAAGCGGAGATTTGAATGTCGTAACAGAGTTGATTGGTGATCGAGAATGGGTTTTGGAAACTCAGTCCATGAGTGATGGCACTTTGATATCAGAACACATTAGTGGCACCCATGCTCGTCGATTCTTGCGAGAAGGACAATATGTGGTATCTGTTTTGGACGCAGATGGTGAAATGATTAGCTCTGAGATTGTGAGAATCCAATCAACTTCTAATCGTTCTTCAATCGGATTGGAGGAGTTGGATATTCGAGTCTATCCCGATCCAGTCCAGACGGGCCAATCGTCCACTCTAGAAGTGAGGAATATGCCTTCTTCGGAATCTCTACGCATGACAGTGTCAGATATGAATGGTAAGATTCACCAATCCATTCCTGTGGATTACTCTGAAGAAATCATTCAATCTATAGCTCCACTTTCTGTTCCAGGCACGTATACGGTTACCCTCCATCAGGGGTCATCAGTTTATAGTGTGAAGCTCGTTGTTCGCTCAAAATAA
- a CDS encoding O-antigen ligase family protein, with the protein MNGKREQLLIYGGGILVILLNAIAIVTENFALMAIPFGLIVVAAALLKLDILMLFVIFATPLSVTLTDKNFNVGLSLPTEPILAGITGLLLFRFIQSGKVDLKVLRHPIAITIGLSLIWMGITTILSERPDVSIKYLIARIWFIVPYFYLMSQIFKDERKINWFYWLFLIPLCIAGLYTMSQHAAHGFSKESSVWVMWPVFKEHTSYGAVLAMYFPVSLYFVLKKNILWIRAVAFLLLMILTAAIILSFTRAAWLSIVAAGIVYLLVKYRVNFNALLVTAFVALGMVYGYSDQIFQKLSKNDQVSSDDLGEHVQSMTNVSTDASNLERINRWTSAFRMFNERPHTGWGPGVYMFEYAPFQKPYEKTIISTNAGNMGNAHSEYIGPLAEQGWPGLLIVLVLVTTMMVYGIRAYRKAKSDELGYLALVAMLGLVTYFTHGFLNNFLDMDKAAAPVWGFTAVIVVIDTFYRHPSNQKQR; encoded by the coding sequence GTGAACGGAAAACGGGAACAGCTACTGATTTACGGGGGAGGCATATTAGTCATCCTCCTGAATGCCATTGCAATAGTAACGGAGAATTTTGCTCTGATGGCTATTCCATTTGGTTTGATCGTTGTTGCAGCTGCATTGCTGAAACTCGACATCTTGATGCTGTTTGTCATTTTCGCTACGCCGCTTTCGGTAACCCTTACAGATAAGAATTTCAACGTTGGACTCAGTTTGCCAACGGAGCCTATTTTAGCTGGGATTACCGGCTTACTTCTCTTTCGCTTTATACAGAGTGGGAAGGTAGATTTGAAAGTGCTTCGTCATCCCATTGCCATTACCATTGGCCTCTCGCTTATTTGGATGGGGATTACCACCATTCTAAGTGAAAGACCCGATGTGTCCATCAAGTATCTCATTGCGCGCATTTGGTTCATCGTGCCGTACTTCTACTTGATGTCGCAGATTTTCAAAGATGAAAGGAAAATCAATTGGTTCTATTGGCTGTTTCTCATTCCGCTTTGTATAGCTGGATTGTACACCATGTCGCAGCACGCAGCTCATGGATTTAGCAAGGAATCTTCGGTTTGGGTAATGTGGCCTGTCTTCAAAGAACACACATCGTATGGAGCTGTCTTGGCTATGTATTTTCCCGTGTCGCTGTACTTCGTTTTAAAGAAGAACATCCTCTGGATTCGCGCTGTTGCATTCCTATTGTTAATGATTTTGACTGCGGCCATCATCTTATCGTTTACACGTGCTGCGTGGTTGAGTATCGTTGCTGCCGGTATTGTGTATTTGCTAGTAAAATACCGCGTCAATTTTAACGCTTTGCTCGTTACGGCGTTTGTCGCTTTGGGGATGGTATATGGGTATAGCGACCAGATATTTCAGAAGTTATCGAAGAACGATCAAGTGAGTTCGGACGATTTAGGAGAGCACGTTCAATCCATGACTAACGTCTCCACAGATGCATCCAATCTCGAGCGAATTAATCGATGGACATCCGCCTTTAGGATGTTTAATGAACGCCCACATACGGGTTGGGGACCAGGAGTATACATGTTTGAATATGCACCTTTTCAGAAGCCATATGAAAAGACCATTATCTCTACGAATGCAGGGAATATGGGGAATGCGCATAGTGAATACATTGGTCCGCTAGCCGAACAAGGTTGGCCTGGATTGCTAATTGTACTCGTTCTTGTAACCACCATGATGGTTTATGGAATCAGGGCGTATAGAAAGGCAAAGTCCGACGAACTCGGCTACTTAGCCCTCGTGGCCATGTTGGGATTGGTTACCTACTTTACTCATGGATTCCTGAACAACTTCTTGGACATGGACAAGGCAGCCGCGCCGGTTTGGGGCTTCACGGCAGTCATCGTCGTGATTGACACTTTCTATCGGCACCCTTCCAATCAAAAGCAGCGCTAA
- a CDS encoding class I SAM-dependent methyltransferase: MSEEDLFGRAMLDYHTGLGLQKLRVRTQAVDWEDLPVSHFFRRADEFPEMESIALEYCKGKVLDMGAGAGAHALELQAKGHSVVAIDSSEGAVRVMKARGVKDARADRWEDFTESGFQTILLLMNGIGLAGTLEGLKDFTDQWERWLEPGGQVIFESTDIAYIYDFPAGSNPLELEPYYGEQTYVMRYGSTEVSFPWLFADEQSLLSKLSDLGWKMEVLHKDGFGSFLVRAQKA, translated from the coding sequence ATGAGCGAAGAGGATCTTTTTGGCCGAGCGATGCTCGATTATCATACAGGCCTTGGCTTGCAAAAGCTCCGCGTGCGAACACAGGCGGTAGATTGGGAAGATCTTCCCGTTTCTCATTTCTTCAGAAGGGCCGATGAGTTCCCTGAAATGGAGAGTATCGCTCTAGAGTATTGCAAGGGGAAGGTTCTGGATATGGGAGCGGGTGCCGGAGCACATGCATTGGAGTTACAGGCAAAAGGTCACAGTGTAGTGGCGATAGATTCGTCGGAAGGTGCCGTTCGCGTGATGAAAGCCAGAGGTGTGAAAGATGCGCGCGCTGATAGGTGGGAAGATTTTACAGAATCTGGATTCCAAACCATTCTTCTCCTCATGAATGGCATCGGTTTAGCAGGCACTCTAGAAGGATTGAAAGATTTCACCGATCAATGGGAGCGTTGGTTAGAGCCAGGTGGGCAAGTAATTTTTGAATCGACAGACATCGCTTATATCTACGATTTTCCGGCAGGTTCTAATCCGCTTGAATTAGAGCCGTACTACGGTGAACAGACCTACGTGATGCGCTACGGATCTACCGAAGTCTCTTTCCCATGGTTGTTTGCCGATGAGCAATCCCTTCTTAGCAAACTCTCCGACTTAGGATGGAAAATGGAAGTGCTTCACAAAGATGGGTTTGGCAGTTTCTTAGTCCGAGCTCAAAAAGCTTGA
- a CDS encoding flippase: protein MIDKVHRRLSRMREDGRLIELLKGSGLVLMFKILGALGGYVFAILISKWAGPSGYGVFELATTAIMIVAVLSRLGLESAIVKYISSFHIEQKFGQIRRIYGISALAVLALSTLLGLLFVYFADTVALWFSDEQDVVLLTQCFEWVGYLTPVFALLQLNAEALRGLKRMGDYSLLQNGTIMLLSVLFLWLLMENETVTGLTAVQAYAGAIVILTLVSFVMLLRSHKRDLNGTDSEKIDFKQVLKTAFPMFVSGSVYLVMSWTDTLMVGAYMSDESLGVYRFAFKMATLITFAQFAINSIAAPMISGFSTQKNVGGLRAIIHQISWLNLTLSFPVFVVFFFFPEWVLETAVGESFADGATSLRILAIGQVVNALCGPVMNTLNMSGYEKDTQQIMLWTAGLNLLLNFIAIPSMGITGAAVATTISMVIWNLVAGYKVYRYFNIISLPIPWRWRPK, encoded by the coding sequence ATGATTGACAAAGTGCATCGTCGTCTTTCGCGTATGCGAGAGGATGGTCGACTTATTGAATTACTGAAAGGATCGGGATTAGTCCTGATGTTTAAAATCCTAGGTGCACTTGGAGGGTACGTCTTTGCCATATTGATTTCCAAATGGGCAGGTCCTAGTGGCTATGGTGTATTTGAGTTGGCTACTACTGCGATTATGATCGTTGCAGTTCTTTCTCGTTTAGGGCTGGAGAGTGCCATTGTCAAATACATCTCGAGTTTTCATATTGAACAGAAATTCGGTCAGATTCGTCGTATTTACGGAATTTCCGCATTGGCCGTTTTGGCGCTAAGCACATTGCTCGGATTGCTCTTTGTTTATTTTGCTGATACCGTTGCTCTGTGGTTTTCTGACGAACAAGACGTGGTTTTACTCACTCAGTGTTTTGAGTGGGTGGGATATCTCACACCGGTATTTGCATTGCTTCAATTGAATGCAGAGGCTTTACGAGGTCTCAAGCGAATGGGGGATTACAGCCTTCTGCAGAATGGCACCATCATGTTGTTGTCGGTTTTGTTCCTCTGGCTTTTAATGGAGAACGAAACGGTTACAGGACTTACTGCTGTTCAGGCCTATGCGGGGGCTATTGTGATATTAACGCTAGTCAGTTTTGTGATGCTACTCCGTTCGCACAAGCGCGATTTGAATGGGACAGATTCAGAAAAGATTGATTTCAAGCAGGTTCTCAAGACAGCCTTTCCCATGTTTGTATCTGGGTCCGTGTATTTGGTGATGAGTTGGACTGATACCTTGATGGTAGGTGCGTATATGAGCGATGAGAGTTTGGGGGTGTATCGCTTTGCCTTTAAGATGGCAACGCTCATCACCTTTGCTCAATTTGCCATCAACAGTATAGCCGCGCCTATGATTAGCGGATTTTCAACCCAAAAGAATGTGGGTGGACTCCGCGCAATCATTCATCAAATTTCTTGGTTGAACCTAACCTTGAGTTTTCCTGTATTTGTGGTGTTTTTCTTCTTTCCAGAATGGGTATTGGAAACGGCTGTTGGTGAAAGTTTTGCGGATGGAGCTACATCCCTTCGCATTCTAGCCATTGGTCAAGTTGTCAATGCACTCTGTGGTCCGGTGATGAATACCCTGAATATGTCGGGTTATGAAAAGGATACCCAACAAATAATGTTGTGGACCGCTGGACTGAACCTCTTGCTGAACTTCATTGCTATTCCTTCCATGGGGATTACTGGAGCGGCGGTTGCAACCACTATTTCTATGGTGATTTGGAACTTAGTTGCCGGTTACAAGGTGTATCGATATTTTAACATCATATCTTTACCCATTCCTTGGAGATGGAGACCCAAATGA